A window of the Procambarus clarkii isolate CNS0578487 chromosome 19, FALCON_Pclarkii_2.0, whole genome shotgun sequence genome harbors these coding sequences:
- the LOC123757420 gene encoding BTB/POZ domain-containing protein 6 isoform X2 produces the protein MGCFIRSYNLYENEDGSDIILMVGDEIYRERIPAHSWVLAAGNQVFKAMFQGPLADSHKKIYNIPNDPKGFQNLLRWLYRHECGIQSIDSALITLQVAIQYLCPELAEMCVEYIVHHLSVNNVLKVLQEIYRYCPSQQASISNQSDDTISTAPSAPSLEDLEDLTQTYPNHCNMADSKSDQLERSRHTIHNMTQLQDLCDEADLRDPTACCTDLFNACLEVVDRNTQVVLNSELLEELDHSTLELILRRTTLNVENELPLFEALQRWSTAQCKRHKLPLTQENRRHVLGNLLFHINFLQLNNEQLQQTSSLLTADEFNYLSGRIQGHSMNIVPPTLEPHLSKMARPRRHSPARSMQQVTNDKSKKKCNKKKYTRKELMLDIVSCLAVIFD, from the exons ATGGGCTGTTTTATACG ATCCTACAATCTGTACGAGAATGAAGATGGGAGCGACATCATCCTGATGGTGGGCGACGAAATTTATAGGGAGAGAATCCCAGCCCACTCTTGGGTCCTGGCAGCGGGCAATCAGGTCTTCAAAGCCATGTTCCAGGGACCGCTTGCTGACAGCCACAAGAAGATTTACAACATCCCAAATGACCCAAAAGGCTTCCAAAACCTACTGAG ATGGCTATATCGTCACGAGTGCGGAATCCAGAGCATAGACAGTGCCCTCATAACCCTCCAGGTGGCCATCCAATACCTCTGTCCAGAACTGGCAGAAATGTGCGTAGAATACATTGTCCATCACCTGAGTGTGAACAATGTCCTTAAAGTGCTGCAAGAGATCTACAGATATTGCCCATCTCAACAAGCTTCCATCAGCAATCAGTCAGATGACACTATTTCAACAGCACCTTCAGCACCTAGCTTGGAAGATCTTGAGGACCTTACTCAGACCTATCCAAACCACTGCAATATGGCAGACTCAAAATCAGATCAGTTAGAAAGGTCTCGGCATACTATCCATAATATGACCCAGCTACAAGACCTGTGTGATGAGGCAGACCTTCGAGATCCCACTGCATGTTGTACGGATCTTTTTAACGCATGTCTTGAAGTCGTTGATCGGAATACACAAGTAGTTCTGAATTCTGAACTTTTGGAAGAGTTGGATCATAGTACACTAGAACTTATTCTGAGACGTACTACACTCAATGTTGAAAATGAGCTGCCATTGTTTGAAGCGTTGCAGCGCTGGTCTACAGCACAATGTAAACGTCACAAGCTTCCCCTCACCCAAGAAAACAGGAGGCATGTGCTAGGAAACCTACTCTTCCATATAAATTTCCTGCAGCTAAATAATGAACAGCTTCAACAGACTAGCAGCCTCCTTACTGCTGATGAGTTCAACTATCTAAGTGGACGAATCCAAGGCCATAGTATGAATATAGTGCCACCTACTTTGGAACCACATTTGTCCAAGATGGCCAGGCCCCGCCGCCACAGTCCAGCAAGATCCATGCAGCAAGTTACAAATGACAAAAGTAAAAAGAAGTGCAACAAGAAAAAGTATACAAGAAAGGAACTCATGCTAGACATTGTTTCTTGCCTGGCAGTAATTTTTGATTAG
- the LOC123757420 gene encoding BTB/POZ domain-containing protein 6 isoform X3 translates to MKPSYNLYENEDGSDIILMVGDEIYRERIPAHSWVLAAGNQVFKAMFQGPLADSHKKIYNIPNDPKGFQNLLRWLYRHECGIQSIDSALITLQVAIQYLCPELAEMCVEYIVHHLSVNNVLKVLQEIYRYCPSQQASISNQSDDTISTAPSAPSLEDLEDLTQTYPNHCNMADSKSDQLERSRHTIHNMTQLQDLCDEADLRDPTACCTDLFNACLEVVDRNTQVVLNSELLEELDHSTLELILRRTTLNVENELPLFEALQRWSTAQCKRHKLPLTQENRRHVLGNLLFHINFLQLNNEQLQQTSSLLTADEFNYLSGRIQGHSMNIVPPTLEPHLSKMARPRRHSPARSMQQVTNDKSKKKCNKKKYTRKELMLDIVSCLAVIFD, encoded by the exons ATGAAACC ATCCTACAATCTGTACGAGAATGAAGATGGGAGCGACATCATCCTGATGGTGGGCGACGAAATTTATAGGGAGAGAATCCCAGCCCACTCTTGGGTCCTGGCAGCGGGCAATCAGGTCTTCAAAGCCATGTTCCAGGGACCGCTTGCTGACAGCCACAAGAAGATTTACAACATCCCAAATGACCCAAAAGGCTTCCAAAACCTACTGAG ATGGCTATATCGTCACGAGTGCGGAATCCAGAGCATAGACAGTGCCCTCATAACCCTCCAGGTGGCCATCCAATACCTCTGTCCAGAACTGGCAGAAATGTGCGTAGAATACATTGTCCATCACCTGAGTGTGAACAATGTCCTTAAAGTGCTGCAAGAGATCTACAGATATTGCCCATCTCAACAAGCTTCCATCAGCAATCAGTCAGATGACACTATTTCAACAGCACCTTCAGCACCTAGCTTGGAAGATCTTGAGGACCTTACTCAGACCTATCCAAACCACTGCAATATGGCAGACTCAAAATCAGATCAGTTAGAAAGGTCTCGGCATACTATCCATAATATGACCCAGCTACAAGACCTGTGTGATGAGGCAGACCTTCGAGATCCCACTGCATGTTGTACGGATCTTTTTAACGCATGTCTTGAAGTCGTTGATCGGAATACACAAGTAGTTCTGAATTCTGAACTTTTGGAAGAGTTGGATCATAGTACACTAGAACTTATTCTGAGACGTACTACACTCAATGTTGAAAATGAGCTGCCATTGTTTGAAGCGTTGCAGCGCTGGTCTACAGCACAATGTAAACGTCACAAGCTTCCCCTCACCCAAGAAAACAGGAGGCATGTGCTAGGAAACCTACTCTTCCATATAAATTTCCTGCAGCTAAATAATGAACAGCTTCAACAGACTAGCAGCCTCCTTACTGCTGATGAGTTCAACTATCTAAGTGGACGAATCCAAGGCCATAGTATGAATATAGTGCCACCTACTTTGGAACCACATTTGTCCAAGATGGCCAGGCCCCGCCGCCACAGTCCAGCAAGATCCATGCAGCAAGTTACAAATGACAAAAGTAAAAAGAAGTGCAACAAGAAAAAGTATACAAGAAAGGAACTCATGCTAGACATTGTTTCTTGCCTGGCAGTAATTTTTGATTAG
- the LOC123757420 gene encoding BTB/POZ domain-containing protein 6 isoform X1 translates to MPADLLLGWISKCEHKKYRFAMRCSYPCEDARALTTTTTMKRLVYYTVMGPCKWVQLSLHLIRGRSYNLYENEDGSDIILMVGDEIYRERIPAHSWVLAAGNQVFKAMFQGPLADSHKKIYNIPNDPKGFQNLLRWLYRHECGIQSIDSALITLQVAIQYLCPELAEMCVEYIVHHLSVNNVLKVLQEIYRYCPSQQASISNQSDDTISTAPSAPSLEDLEDLTQTYPNHCNMADSKSDQLERSRHTIHNMTQLQDLCDEADLRDPTACCTDLFNACLEVVDRNTQVVLNSELLEELDHSTLELILRRTTLNVENELPLFEALQRWSTAQCKRHKLPLTQENRRHVLGNLLFHINFLQLNNEQLQQTSSLLTADEFNYLSGRIQGHSMNIVPPTLEPHLSKMARPRRHSPARSMQQVTNDKSKKKCNKKKYTRKELMLDIVSCLAVIFD, encoded by the exons ATGCCAGCCGACCTCCTCCTCGGGTGGATTAGCAAGTGTGAGCACAAGAAATACAGATTTGCAATGAGGTGCTCTTACCCCTGTGAGGACGCGAGAgctcttaccaccaccaccaccatgaagagACTAGTTTACTATACTGTTATGGGCCCTTGCAAATGGGTGCAACTCTCCCTGCATTTGATACGTGGCAG ATCCTACAATCTGTACGAGAATGAAGATGGGAGCGACATCATCCTGATGGTGGGCGACGAAATTTATAGGGAGAGAATCCCAGCCCACTCTTGGGTCCTGGCAGCGGGCAATCAGGTCTTCAAAGCCATGTTCCAGGGACCGCTTGCTGACAGCCACAAGAAGATTTACAACATCCCAAATGACCCAAAAGGCTTCCAAAACCTACTGAG ATGGCTATATCGTCACGAGTGCGGAATCCAGAGCATAGACAGTGCCCTCATAACCCTCCAGGTGGCCATCCAATACCTCTGTCCAGAACTGGCAGAAATGTGCGTAGAATACATTGTCCATCACCTGAGTGTGAACAATGTCCTTAAAGTGCTGCAAGAGATCTACAGATATTGCCCATCTCAACAAGCTTCCATCAGCAATCAGTCAGATGACACTATTTCAACAGCACCTTCAGCACCTAGCTTGGAAGATCTTGAGGACCTTACTCAGACCTATCCAAACCACTGCAATATGGCAGACTCAAAATCAGATCAGTTAGAAAGGTCTCGGCATACTATCCATAATATGACCCAGCTACAAGACCTGTGTGATGAGGCAGACCTTCGAGATCCCACTGCATGTTGTACGGATCTTTTTAACGCATGTCTTGAAGTCGTTGATCGGAATACACAAGTAGTTCTGAATTCTGAACTTTTGGAAGAGTTGGATCATAGTACACTAGAACTTATTCTGAGACGTACTACACTCAATGTTGAAAATGAGCTGCCATTGTTTGAAGCGTTGCAGCGCTGGTCTACAGCACAATGTAAACGTCACAAGCTTCCCCTCACCCAAGAAAACAGGAGGCATGTGCTAGGAAACCTACTCTTCCATATAAATTTCCTGCAGCTAAATAATGAACAGCTTCAACAGACTAGCAGCCTCCTTACTGCTGATGAGTTCAACTATCTAAGTGGACGAATCCAAGGCCATAGTATGAATATAGTGCCACCTACTTTGGAACCACATTTGTCCAAGATGGCCAGGCCCCGCCGCCACAGTCCAGCAAGATCCATGCAGCAAGTTACAAATGACAAAAGTAAAAAGAAGTGCAACAAGAAAAAGTATACAAGAAAGGAACTCATGCTAGACATTGTTTCTTGCCTGGCAGTAATTTTTGATTAG